The Chryseobacterium glaciei DNA window AGATAATCCACAGGCAAAAATGATGATTTCTCAGATGTTGAAAGATGGTTTGAGCAAAAAAATGGAATTGTTAAAACAAAATCCTCAAAAGGCTTCAAGTATCAATCCTCAAATTGATGCTCTAAATAAAGCGATCGAAGATTTTAAATAATAAAAGCAAAATATAAATTGTAAAGCATCTCATTTTGGGATGCTTTTTTATTTTAAATTGTAATTAATGATAAAAAATAGGTGAATAACAACCGTTTTTTTGAATTATCTTTTATAATTTAGTATTAAAATTACAGAATTATGACTTTTGGAATCGAGGCAGCTAGCTATTATGTACCGTCTTTATATTTGGAAATTAAAGATTTAGCAGAAAAAAGAGGAATTGAACCCACAAAATTGGAAAAGGGATTAGGGCTACATAAAATGGGATTTCCGGATGTTCATGAAGATGCAGCTACTTTCGCAGCAGAAGCTTTATTAAAATTAGTAAAGGATTATACGATTAATCCAAAAGATATTGCCAGAATTTATTTGGGTACAGAAAGCGCTTTGGATGCTGCAAAACCAACCGCTTCTTATGCAATGCAAATGGTTGAAAAGGTGTTGGAAAGTGAATTTGGAGAAAGATGTTTTAGAAACTGTGACGTTGTGGATATGACTTTCGCTTGTGTCGGAGCAGTAGATGCTTTGCATAATTCTTTAGACTTTGTAAGAGTTAATCCTGATAAAAAAGCAATCGTCATTGCCAGTGATTATGCTAAATACGAATTAGCTTCTTCAGGCGAATATACGCAGGGCGGTGGCGCAGTTTCTTTATTGATTTCCTCAAAACCCGATCTTTTAGAAATTGAAAATAATTGGGGAGTAGCCACAGAAAGTGTGTTGGATTTTTTTAAACCAAGACGTCAATATAAAAAAGAAGATTTAACAAATGCTTTAGAAACTTTTCCAGATAAAATTGAAATTTTCACGGATGAACCGGTTTTTGATGGACAATATTCTAACCAATGTTATCAGGACAGAATAAGAGAAGCTTATAATCATTATAAAGAAATTACAGGCAAAAATAAGCCTTATGAAAATTGGAAATATCTGATTTTCCATCTTCCTTATGCCTTCCACGGTAAAAGAGTTTTCACTGAAATTTACAGTTTGGAAAATGGACTTGCATATGAAACACCAGAGGAACAAAAAGCAGTGGCAAAATCTGAAAATTATATTCAGTTTATTAATGATACAATAGAAAAATCGCAACGTGCATCCTCCGAGATCGGAAATATGTACACCGCTTCAATTTTTATGGCGTTACTTTCAGCATTGCAGACTTCTTTTAATGAAAATGAAGAACTAAAAGGTTTAGAAATAGGATTTTTAGGTTACGGAAGCGGATCAAAATCTAAAGTTTTCGTAGGAAAAGTATCTGAAAACTGGAAAACGGTTGTTTCAAAATGGGATTTATTTGAAAATCTTAAAAATAGAACATCTATTGATTTTGAAACCTATGAAAAGTTACATAGAAAGCAATTAGAAGAATCTGTTAATGAAAATTACAAAGGATTTGGACTAAATTCTGTGGAATTAGAAAACCCTGTTTTAAAAGGAGCGAGGTATTATCACCATCAGAAATAAGAATTAATTATCATAAAATTCAACTGCCACTTCTTCATGAGGTGGTTTTTTATGTTTTGATTTTAACAATTTTAGTCAAAAATTATGAAATTTTTAAAAATAGTGTGTTTTATTTTCGAAATATTAGATACCATCATTTTTTATTAACAAATCCCAACTTATGATTTAATTAATTTTTTACTTGAAAAGATATTTTTTAATAAATATCATATAACCAGAAGTGATATTTATGATTGTAGTGAAAAAAAAGTGAAAATAAAAAAAATTAGTTAAATATATTTTTCAATGAAGATATTTTTAAGCTATTATGAATAATAGAACAGTTAATTACTGAGATTTGATCGTTGTTTAAGAATTTTAATAAATTTTAAGTTATTGTAATTCAGTTTTTTCACATTGTATTTGTTAGTATTTATTAACAAATTTGCTTTCTTAAAAATACTAAATAAAAAAACATGAATGTGAAATTATGCATTATGACAACAGCTGTTTTGTTTTTTACAGGACAGGTTGTAAGTGCTCAAAAAAAAACGAATGATTCAATAAAGGAAGCAAGTATTGATGAAGTTGTAGTTACAGGGTATCAGAAGAAAAGCAAAGATGAGGTTACTTCCGCGATCACTGTTGTCTCTGGAAAAGCTTTGTCTAATTTCTCTTCTTCAACAATGGGATCTAATGCTTTACAGGGAAAAGCTGCTGGTGTAGATATTTCGGCACTGAATGGTAAACCTGGTTCAGGATCAGCGATTAATATTCGAGGATTAGGGAATGTTACTACAAAAGTTGGTGCTTCAAATCCATTGTTTGTTATTGATGGTTTTGTTGTTGGAAATGATCAGAGAGCACAGGATGTTTTCAACTCTATTAATCCTAGTGATTATGAAAATATTTCTATACTGAAAGATGCAGCTGCAGCAGCTATTTATGGTTCGCAGGGAGCAAATGGAG harbors:
- a CDS encoding hydroxymethylglutaryl-CoA synthase family protein is translated as MTFGIEAASYYVPSLYLEIKDLAEKRGIEPTKLEKGLGLHKMGFPDVHEDAATFAAEALLKLVKDYTINPKDIARIYLGTESALDAAKPTASYAMQMVEKVLESEFGERCFRNCDVVDMTFACVGAVDALHNSLDFVRVNPDKKAIVIASDYAKYELASSGEYTQGGGAVSLLISSKPDLLEIENNWGVATESVLDFFKPRRQYKKEDLTNALETFPDKIEIFTDEPVFDGQYSNQCYQDRIREAYNHYKEITGKNKPYENWKYLIFHLPYAFHGKRVFTEIYSLENGLAYETPEEQKAVAKSENYIQFINDTIEKSQRASSEIGNMYTASIFMALLSALQTSFNENEELKGLEIGFLGYGSGSKSKVFVGKVSENWKTVVSKWDLFENLKNRTSIDFETYEKLHRKQLEESVNENYKGFGLNSVELENPVLKGARYYHHQK